Proteins from a single region of Dyadobacter fanqingshengii:
- a CDS encoding DUF2795 domain-containing protein has translation MYWTLELASYLEDAPWPATKDELIDFAIRTGAPLEVVENLQELEDDGQPYESIEEIWPDYPTKDDFFFNEDEY, from the coding sequence ATGTACTGGACTCTTGAACTCGCGTCGTATCTTGAAGATGCTCCCTGGCCAGCTACCAAAGACGAGCTAATTGACTTTGCAATCAGAACAGGCGCTCCGTTAGAAGTAGTTGAAAACCTACAGGAGCTTGAAGATGATGGTCAGCCTTATGAAAGCATTGAAGAAATTTGGCCCGATTATCCCACAAAAGATGATTTCTTTTTCAACGAAGATGAATACTAG
- a CDS encoding helix-turn-helix domain-containing protein yields MKSIQQIKSELKPIHSDEDYKVYLKVIDSLVDCEENSPEEELLELISIIVEDYESVHFAIEPPDPVEAIKLKMEENGLKKKDLVDYFGSASRVSEVLNRKRPLTLEMIRRIHKGLGISAATLLAS; encoded by the coding sequence ATGAAATCAATACAACAAATTAAGTCCGAGCTAAAACCGATTCATTCGGATGAGGATTATAAGGTTTATCTCAAAGTCATAGATTCGTTGGTTGACTGTGAAGAAAACAGCCCTGAGGAAGAATTGTTAGAATTGATCTCCATTATAGTGGAGGATTATGAGTCTGTTCACTTCGCGATTGAGCCTCCCGACCCGGTTGAGGCCATCAAGCTAAAAATGGAAGAGAACGGGTTGAAGAAAAAAGATTTGGTGGACTATTTTGGAAGTGCAAGTCGGGTGTCCGAAGTGTTAAACCGCAAAAGGCCGCTAACCTTGGAAATGATTCGTAGAATACATAAAGGTCTCGGCATATCGGCTGCAACTTTATTGGCTTCGTGA
- a CDS encoding type II toxin-antitoxin system HigB family toxin, translated as MRIITKGTLRVFWEKYPDAEQELKYWHEKIRNASYSSPNEVIAENPKSDTVGNNRIVFNICHNKYRLIVLFRYNLQWAFIRFLGTHKEYDQINDIKNI; from the coding sequence GTGAGAATTATTACAAAAGGAACATTGAGAGTGTTTTGGGAGAAATATCCGGACGCGGAGCAAGAACTTAAATATTGGCATGAAAAGATAAGGAACGCAAGCTATTCTTCACCAAATGAGGTGATTGCTGAAAATCCAAAGAGCGATACGGTGGGAAATAATAGGATCGTATTCAACATCTGCCATAACAAATACAGACTGATCGTATTATTTAGATATAATTTGCAATGGGCGTTTATACGCTTTCTCGGCACGCATAAGGAATACGATCAGATTAATGATATTAAAAATATTTAA
- a CDS encoding copper homeostasis protein CutC — MTIEVCAYSLESCINAQAGGAGRIELCGGLGEGGTTPSAGLIEVVRQHIDIDLFVMIRPRGGDFVYDVFEEEIMRKDIDLAKKLGANGVVLGILTSDGQVDIARTKALVEYAYPMKVTFHRAFDLTPDPIKALKAVIETGAERILTSGQKPAAVEGITLLEQLSKEAGDSIEIMAGGGVNHNNAAQLAAAGVHSLHLTAKAFRPGRQKYFPADISMAGGVPDEHSVMYADLALVEAIVQVVS; from the coding sequence ATGACTATTGAAGTTTGCGCTTATTCGTTGGAATCTTGTATCAATGCACAGGCCGGCGGCGCGGGGAGGATTGAATTATGCGGCGGACTGGGCGAAGGCGGAACTACGCCAAGCGCAGGTTTGATTGAAGTAGTCAGACAACATATAGACATTGATCTTTTCGTCATGATCCGTCCTCGGGGCGGAGATTTTGTTTACGATGTTTTTGAAGAAGAAATCATGCGCAAAGATATTGATCTGGCCAAAAAATTGGGCGCAAATGGTGTTGTACTAGGCATTTTGACCAGTGATGGCCAGGTTGATATCGCCCGTACGAAGGCACTCGTAGAATATGCTTACCCCATGAAAGTAACTTTCCACCGCGCGTTCGACCTTACGCCTGACCCAATCAAAGCGTTAAAAGCAGTGATCGAAACAGGCGCAGAACGCATCCTGACTTCCGGCCAGAAGCCTGCAGCGGTTGAGGGCATTACGTTATTGGAGCAACTTTCAAAAGAAGCGGGCGATTCCATTGAGATCATGGCTGGCGGCGGCGTTAACCATAATAATGCGGCCCAATTGGCAGCAGCTGGCGTGCATTCACTGCATTTGACTGCCAAAGCATTCCGTCCGGGCAGACAAAAATATTTCCCGGCAGACATTTCGATGGCCGGAGGCGTGCCCGACGAACATTCCGTGATGTATGCTGATCTGGCACTGGTTGAGGCTATTGTGCAAGTAGTTTCGTGA
- a CDS encoding penicillin acylase family protein, translating into MKYFKAFVSLAATICLVYFLSRPLGPAPALGPFLSPFTGFGQNGDKVIEKDGETILKLNGLKEEITIRFDDVGVPHIFAKNDFDLFYAQGFVTAKDRLWQMDLQIRAASGRLSEVLGEATLQLDQQSRRLGMGYGAEANIKVAMQDPHSREALLGYTAGINAYIDQLSPKDYPIEFKLLGYKPEAWQPINTMYMLEQMTLTLAGRSNELNMSNVLKTYGEKVVNDLFPDYPMFQESPVIPAGTDWDFKPLAIPKRPKTLKTGDSLAYLKKTPAALMQREPKPEGIGSNNWAVSAEKSITGYPILANDPHLELTLPSIWYQVQLHSPSMNVYGVSLPGIPSVIIGFNQHVAWGVTNTDADVFDLYKIKFKDESRTQYWHDNQWKPTKKRIESIIVKGQKDPNQEEVIYTHHGPVTETDNSSGKYPELAVKWIGHEAGNSFLTFHALNKAKNYEDYRKALTYYVGPAQNFVFADNSKNIALTVNGKLPLKYKGQGKFVLDGTKAADDWQGWIPAAQNPYVKNPKRGFVSSANQSSTDPSYPYFINWVFAPTERGVRINERLTSMNRANADSLRMLQNDNFSVLARNILPKLLETLKSTTLTPAQKAAAITLANWNYQNTSESVATSIFEEWMPLLQAKIWNDEFGENMEFPTRDRTLYMILNQPNKKWFDNVTTPEKETLADLTAASFKAALDTLTTRHGPMSQSWQWAQVKGTEIRHLSRSLKPFNAPALKVGGGRSIVNAITKRNGPSWRMVVELGPVPRAYGIYPGGQSGNPGSPYYLNLLKKWENGELNELVYLLEPAQKHPRMTSSVKLQKP; encoded by the coding sequence ATGAAGTATTTTAAAGCTTTTGTTTCACTCGCTGCAACAATTTGCCTTGTTTATTTCCTTAGTAGGCCGCTCGGCCCGGCCCCGGCGTTGGGCCCGTTTTTAAGTCCGTTTACGGGATTTGGACAAAATGGCGACAAAGTCATTGAAAAAGATGGTGAAACAATTCTCAAACTCAACGGACTAAAAGAAGAGATCACAATCCGGTTCGATGACGTGGGTGTTCCGCATATTTTTGCCAAAAACGACTTTGACCTTTTTTACGCGCAGGGCTTCGTAACGGCAAAAGACAGGCTTTGGCAAATGGATTTACAGATTCGTGCCGCGTCAGGGCGACTTTCCGAAGTGCTGGGTGAAGCAACATTGCAGCTGGACCAGCAGAGTCGCCGCTTAGGAATGGGCTATGGTGCCGAAGCCAACATAAAAGTAGCGATGCAAGACCCACATTCTCGCGAAGCACTGCTCGGCTACACCGCAGGCATTAATGCATATATAGATCAGCTTTCGCCAAAAGATTATCCGATAGAATTCAAATTGCTGGGTTACAAACCGGAAGCATGGCAGCCGATCAACACCATGTACATGCTGGAACAGATGACATTAACATTGGCCGGGCGATCTAATGAGCTCAATATGAGCAATGTTCTGAAAACCTATGGCGAAAAAGTAGTCAATGACCTGTTCCCGGATTATCCCATGTTCCAGGAAAGCCCGGTGATCCCTGCTGGCACGGATTGGGATTTTAAGCCATTGGCAATCCCTAAGCGCCCCAAAACACTAAAGACCGGAGACAGTTTAGCATATTTAAAAAAAACGCCGGCCGCACTAATGCAAAGAGAGCCCAAACCGGAAGGAATCGGCAGCAATAACTGGGCAGTAAGCGCTGAAAAATCAATTACCGGCTATCCTATTCTCGCCAATGACCCGCACCTTGAACTGACGCTGCCGTCCATTTGGTATCAAGTTCAGCTACATTCCCCTTCCATGAATGTGTATGGCGTTTCGCTTCCAGGCATTCCGAGTGTGATTATTGGCTTTAACCAGCACGTGGCCTGGGGTGTTACCAATACGGACGCTGACGTTTTTGACCTATATAAAATCAAATTCAAAGACGAATCCAGAACGCAGTATTGGCATGATAATCAATGGAAACCGACGAAAAAACGCATTGAAAGTATCATTGTTAAGGGACAAAAAGATCCCAACCAGGAAGAGGTCATCTACACACACCACGGGCCGGTTACGGAAACGGATAACAGCTCCGGAAAATATCCTGAATTAGCAGTAAAATGGATCGGGCACGAGGCTGGAAACAGCTTCCTGACATTCCATGCGCTGAATAAGGCCAAAAATTATGAGGATTACCGAAAGGCCCTTACCTATTATGTTGGCCCGGCGCAAAACTTCGTCTTTGCAGATAACAGCAAGAACATTGCGCTTACAGTCAATGGCAAACTGCCTTTGAAATATAAGGGTCAGGGGAAATTTGTCCTGGATGGCACGAAAGCGGCGGATGACTGGCAAGGCTGGATCCCCGCTGCGCAAAATCCTTATGTTAAGAACCCGAAAAGAGGTTTTGTCAGCAGTGCCAATCAGTCTTCCACCGATCCTTCCTATCCTTATTTTATCAACTGGGTTTTTGCGCCCACGGAACGCGGCGTGCGCATCAATGAGCGCCTCACGTCCATGAACCGTGCAAATGCTGATAGTTTGAGAATGTTACAAAACGACAATTTCAGTGTTTTGGCAAGAAACATTTTGCCCAAATTATTGGAAACATTAAAATCGACAACATTAACGCCTGCTCAAAAAGCCGCTGCCATTACGTTGGCCAACTGGAACTACCAGAATACATCTGAATCAGTCGCCACCTCCATTTTTGAAGAATGGATGCCTTTATTGCAGGCAAAGATCTGGAATGATGAGTTTGGCGAAAACATGGAATTTCCCACGCGCGACCGAACGTTGTATATGATTTTGAATCAGCCAAATAAAAAATGGTTCGATAATGTTACCACACCGGAAAAAGAAACGCTGGCCGACCTCACCGCAGCCAGTTTCAAAGCCGCACTTGATACATTAACCACCCGGCACGGGCCAATGAGCCAGTCGTGGCAATGGGCACAAGTGAAGGGAACCGAAATCAGGCATCTGAGCAGGAGCCTGAAACCGTTCAATGCGCCAGCTTTGAAAGTGGGGGGCGGCCGGAGCATTGTCAACGCTATTACCAAGCGAAACGGGCCTTCCTGGCGTATGGTGGTTGAACTGGGGCCGGTGCCAAGAGCCTACGGCATTTATCCGGGCGGGCAATCGGGAAACCCGGGGAGTCCTTACTACCTGAATTTGTTAAAAAAATGGGAAAACGGGGAGCTTAATGAGCTTGTTTACCTGCTCGAACCAGCCCAAAAGCACCCGCGCATGACATCCAGTGTGAAGCTCCAAAAACCTTAA
- a CDS encoding OmpH family outer membrane protein yields the protein MNNNTSLIWNIVLSLAVAVLFFLHFSGKPSGDAGVAADGGVVAGRKTVYVQVDSLLKNYEFFKDTRKELENKNFQLENELNTKGRSLQNEVQFFQQRAQTMTPEQARSTEAQLMKKQQDLVAYRDQSAQALGQEEAKKNEELYKNIRSYIEKYNKENGFEYVLGYSLGGGILFANPSLDVTQKILDGLNKEYKGSNTSKADSTKKK from the coding sequence GTGAACAACAATACTTCGTTAATTTGGAACATCGTGCTTTCACTGGCTGTGGCGGTGTTATTCTTTTTACATTTTTCAGGTAAGCCTTCGGGAGATGCAGGTGTAGCAGCAGATGGTGGCGTAGTGGCAGGTCGTAAAACCGTATATGTTCAGGTTGATTCTTTGTTGAAAAACTACGAATTCTTTAAAGACACAAGAAAAGAGCTGGAAAATAAAAACTTCCAACTTGAAAATGAGTTGAATACAAAAGGCCGTTCATTGCAAAATGAAGTTCAGTTTTTTCAACAAAGAGCACAAACAATGACGCCCGAGCAAGCACGTTCCACAGAGGCACAATTGATGAAAAAACAGCAGGATCTGGTTGCTTACCGCGATCAGTCTGCACAGGCTTTGGGCCAGGAAGAGGCTAAGAAAAACGAGGAGCTTTACAAAAACATCCGTTCTTACATTGAGAAATATAACAAAGAGAATGGTTTTGAATATGTTCTGGGTTACTCATTAGGCGGCGGAATTTTGTTTGCTAATCCATCATTGGATGTAACACAAAAAATCCTTGACGGCTTGAACAAAGAATATAAAGGAAGCAATACATCGAAAGCTGATTCTACTAAAAAGAAGTAA
- a CDS encoding succinate dehydrogenase/fumarate reductase iron-sulfur subunit — protein MHIKLKVWRQSNSNTKGDFENYSLDNVSPDMSFLEMFDVLNEQLIEEGKEPVAFDHDCREGICGMCSMYINGRAHGPLKGVTTCQLHMRSFSDGDTIVVEPWRAQAFPVIKDLVVDRDAFDRVISAGGFVSVNTGNAQDANSLPIPKVAADEAFAAAACIACGACVAACKNASAMLFVSAKISQLALLPQGQAERTIRAEKMVAQMDAEGFGNCTNTGACSAECPKEIGQENIARMNREYIGAKLSSTAV, from the coding sequence ATGCATATTAAGCTTAAAGTCTGGAGACAAAGCAATAGCAATACAAAAGGAGATTTCGAAAATTACAGTCTGGACAACGTTTCTCCGGATATGTCTTTTCTGGAAATGTTTGATGTCCTGAACGAGCAACTGATCGAGGAGGGCAAAGAGCCGGTAGCATTTGACCACGATTGCCGCGAAGGCATTTGCGGAATGTGTTCCATGTATATCAACGGGAGGGCACACGGACCGCTAAAAGGCGTTACGACCTGTCAGTTACACATGCGTTCGTTCAGTGATGGAGATACGATCGTTGTAGAGCCGTGGAGAGCTCAGGCGTTCCCGGTGATCAAGGACCTTGTTGTTGACCGTGATGCTTTCGACAGGGTGATCTCTGCGGGAGGTTTTGTTTCGGTAAACACGGGTAACGCACAGGATGCGAATAGCCTTCCTATTCCGAAAGTAGCTGCGGACGAGGCGTTTGCAGCAGCAGCGTGTATCGCTTGCGGCGCTTGTGTTGCTGCCTGTAAGAACGCATCTGCAATGCTTTTTGTATCGGCAAAAATCTCGCAATTGGCATTGCTTCCGCAGGGACAAGCTGAGAGAACCATCCGTGCAGAGAAAATGGTTGCACAAATGGATGCAGAAGGATTTGGAAACTGTACGAACACCGGTGCGTGCTCTGCAGAATGTCCCAAAGAGATCGGGCAAGAGAACATTGCGCGGATGAACCGTGAATATATCGGCGCTAAGCTTTCTTCAACAGCAGTGTAA
- a CDS encoding fumarate reductase/succinate dehydrogenase flavoprotein subunit produces MATSSSLDAKIPQGPIETKWSKYKSSVPLVNPANKRSLEIIVVGTGLAGASAAATLAEMGYKVKAFCFQDSPRRAHSIAAQGGINAAKNYQNDGDSIYRLFYDTIKGGDYRSREGNVHRLAEVSGNIIDQCVAAGVPFAREYGGLLSNRSFGGTQVQRTFYAAGQTGQQLLLGAYSGLQRQVGMGTVKMYNRHEMLDVVNIDGKCRGIIARNLITGEIERHGGHAVLLCTGGYGNVFYLSTNAMGSNVTAAWKAHKRGAYFGNPCFTQIHPTCIPVSGEHQSKLTLMSESLRNDGRIWVPKAKNDTRPGNEIPEEERDYYLERRYPAFGNLVPRDIASRAAKERCDAGYGVGSSKLAVFLDFAAAVERYGRGEANKNNIVNASKEDITIWGKAVVKEKYGNLFDMYKQITGEDPYEVPMRIYPAVHYTMGGLWVDYNLMTTVPGLYALGEANFSDHGANRLGASALMQGLADGYFVIPYTIGSYLSKEIGTGKIPTDHPEFVRVEKEVKNRIDTLMSIQGKTSPELFHRRLGKIMWDKCGMARNEQGLKEAIIEIRELRKEFWRDVKVMGNTNEFNPELDKAGRVADFIELGELMCIDALTRAESCGGHFREEHQTEEGEALRDDENFMFVSAWEHKAQEEWELHKEELIYENIKIAQRSYK; encoded by the coding sequence ATGGCAACTTCATCTAGTCTGGATGCCAAAATACCACAGGGGCCGATTGAAACAAAATGGAGTAAATACAAGTCTTCGGTTCCGCTTGTAAACCCTGCCAATAAACGTAGTCTTGAAATTATTGTAGTAGGAACAGGTCTTGCAGGCGCTTCGGCTGCTGCAACGCTTGCTGAAATGGGTTATAAGGTCAAAGCATTCTGTTTTCAGGATTCCCCACGCCGTGCGCACTCTATTGCCGCCCAGGGAGGGATTAATGCTGCAAAAAATTATCAGAATGATGGGGATTCGATTTACCGTCTTTTCTACGATACGATTAAAGGAGGTGATTACCGTTCGAGAGAGGGGAATGTACACCGTCTTGCGGAGGTTTCCGGTAACATTATAGATCAATGTGTTGCAGCAGGGGTTCCTTTTGCACGTGAATATGGTGGTTTGCTTTCCAACCGGTCTTTCGGGGGAACGCAGGTGCAGCGTACTTTTTATGCTGCGGGACAAACTGGCCAGCAATTGCTGCTGGGTGCATACTCAGGATTGCAGCGTCAGGTGGGAATGGGAACGGTGAAGATGTACAACCGTCACGAAATGCTTGATGTGGTGAATATCGATGGCAAATGCCGCGGTATTATTGCGAGAAATCTTATTACAGGCGAAATAGAACGTCACGGCGGTCATGCAGTGTTGCTTTGTACAGGTGGTTATGGAAACGTATTTTACCTGTCGACCAATGCAATGGGCAGCAACGTCACCGCTGCATGGAAAGCGCACAAACGCGGCGCATATTTTGGTAACCCTTGTTTTACACAAATTCACCCGACCTGTATCCCTGTTTCGGGCGAGCACCAGTCGAAGCTGACTTTGATGTCCGAATCACTTCGTAATGACGGCCGGATATGGGTGCCGAAAGCAAAAAATGATACGCGTCCGGGGAATGAAATCCCTGAGGAAGAAAGAGATTACTACCTGGAACGTCGTTACCCTGCATTCGGTAACCTGGTTCCCCGTGATATCGCTTCCCGTGCTGCCAAAGAAAGATGCGATGCCGGATATGGTGTGGGATCGTCTAAACTGGCGGTTTTCCTTGACTTCGCCGCTGCGGTGGAACGTTATGGAAGAGGAGAAGCCAATAAAAACAACATTGTAAATGCTTCTAAAGAAGACATTACGATTTGGGGTAAAGCTGTTGTAAAAGAAAAATATGGCAACCTTTTCGATATGTATAAGCAAATCACGGGCGAAGATCCGTATGAGGTGCCTATGCGTATCTATCCTGCGGTGCATTACACTATGGGAGGACTTTGGGTTGATTATAATTTAATGACCACAGTACCAGGCTTGTATGCTTTGGGAGAAGCTAATTTCTCTGATCACGGTGCAAACCGCCTCGGCGCTTCTGCGCTAATGCAGGGACTTGCTGACGGATATTTTGTAATTCCTTATACAATCGGGTCTTACCTATCCAAGGAAATTGGCACAGGTAAAATACCAACTGATCATCCGGAATTTGTAAGGGTTGAAAAAGAAGTGAAGAATCGTATCGACACCTTGATGTCGATCCAGGGGAAAACATCTCCTGAATTGTTCCATCGCCGCCTGGGTAAGATCATGTGGGATAAATGCGGAATGGCGCGCAATGAGCAGGGTTTGAAAGAAGCGATCATTGAAATACGGGAACTTCGTAAAGAATTCTGGAGAGATGTGAAAGTGATGGGCAACACGAACGAGTTTAACCCGGAACTGGACAAAGCAGGGCGCGTTGCCGATTTTATTGAACTTGGTGAGTTAATGTGCATCGATGCACTTACCCGTGCAGAATCATGCGGTGGCCACTTCCGCGAAGAACACCAGACGGAAGAGGGAGAAGCATTACGTGATGATGAAAACTTCATGTTTGTGTCTGCGTGGGAACATAAAGCGCAGGAGGAATGGGAGCTTCACAAAGAGGAGCTGATTTATGAGAATATCAAAATTGCCCAAAGAAGTTATAAATAA
- a CDS encoding succinate dehydrogenase cytochrome b subunit, translating into MSWFSQTLTSSIGKKLLMALTGLFLISFLVIHATINAMIFYNDGGETFTHWGHFMGTNPIIRTLEIGLVAGFILHIADGLILWKNNTEARPIKYAVNNPSANSTWYSRSMGLLGTLLLIFLVIHTSHFWIPNRSNQFATGEELNLYQMMLDIFQNPIVVLIYVLGCISLFWHLLHGFKSAFQTLGLNHIKYNGAINFLGTAFSIVIPILFALMPISIYLGWVN; encoded by the coding sequence ATGTCGTGGTTTTCACAAACGTTAACGAGCTCCATTGGTAAGAAACTTCTGATGGCTCTTACCGGATTATTTTTGATAAGCTTTCTGGTGATTCATGCCACAATTAATGCCATGATTTTTTATAATGATGGAGGGGAGACCTTTACACATTGGGGGCATTTTATGGGTACAAACCCTATTATTCGTACACTTGAGATCGGGTTGGTCGCCGGATTTATTCTTCACATTGCGGATGGTTTGATTCTTTGGAAAAACAATACAGAGGCTCGTCCCATCAAGTATGCTGTTAACAATCCATCTGCGAACAGCACGTGGTATTCCAGGAGTATGGGGTTGCTTGGTACGTTGTTGCTGATTTTCCTGGTTATTCACACTTCCCATTTCTGGATTCCTAACCGTTCCAACCAGTTTGCCACAGGCGAAGAGCTAAATCTGTATCAGATGATGCTGGATATTTTCCAGAACCCGATCGTGGTACTAATTTACGTTTTGGGTTGTATTTCGCTGTTCTGGCATTTGTTGCATGGTTTTAAAAGTGCGTTCCAGACATTGGGTTTGAATCACATCAAATACAATGGTGCGATCAATTTCCTGGGAACGGCTTTTTCAATTGTTATCCCAATTCTATTCGCACTCATGCCGATCTCGATTTATCTGGGATGGGTCAACTAA